In one Parageobacillus genomosp. 1 genomic region, the following are encoded:
- the cysE gene encoding serine O-acetyltransferase has translation MFKTLKEDIEVIFEQDPAARSYLEVILTYSGLHAIWAHRIAHALYKRKFYFLARLISQISRFFTGIEIHPGAKIGRRFFIDHGMGVVIGETCEIGDNVTVYQGVTLGGTGKEKGKRHPTIKDNCLIAAGAKVLGSITIGENSKIGAGSVVLKDVPPNSTVVGIPGRVVVRDGVRVKKDLNHTDLPDPVADRIKELEAEIAKLRSEMESLKQERKSEHEQHSAL, from the coding sequence ATGTTTAAAACACTGAAGGAAGATATTGAAGTGATTTTTGAGCAAGACCCGGCGGCAAGAAGCTATTTAGAGGTGATTTTAACATACTCCGGTTTGCATGCGATTTGGGCGCACCGCATTGCCCATGCGTTATACAAACGAAAATTTTATTTTCTCGCTCGCTTGATTTCGCAAATCAGCCGCTTTTTTACCGGTATTGAAATTCACCCGGGAGCGAAAATCGGGCGCCGTTTTTTCATCGACCATGGTATGGGAGTGGTCATTGGCGAAACGTGCGAAATTGGCGATAATGTAACTGTATACCAAGGCGTGACATTAGGGGGAACTGGGAAAGAGAAAGGGAAGCGCCATCCGACGATCAAAGATAACTGCTTAATTGCGGCAGGAGCAAAAGTGCTTGGCTCGATTACGATCGGGGAAAACTCGAAAATTGGCGCCGGTTCGGTCGTCTTAAAAGACGTTCCGCCAAACTCGACCGTTGTCGGGATTCCGGGACGGGTGGTTGTCCGTGACGGGGTGAGAGTGAAAAAAGACTTAAACCATACCGATTTGCCAGATCCAGTAGCTGATCGCATTAAAGAGCTGGAAGCGGAAATCGCCAAATTGCGTAGCGAAATGGAGAGCTTAAAACAGGAAAGGAAGAGCGAACATGAGCAGCATTCGGCTTTATAA
- the ispD gene encoding 2-C-methyl-D-erythritol 4-phosphate cytidylyltransferase, with protein MKYEVIIPAAGQGKRMRAGVNKQFIELRHEPLIVRTLKVFDSDEWCDGIIVVINEAERSQFEQLFSRFHLNKIIALVNGGQERQHSVYNGLKALKNSNIVLIHDGARPFVTVEHIHELVTAANEYGAAVPAVRVKDTIKKVHGQFVKETMERSSLWAVQTPQAFHVSLILQAHEQAKKEGYIGTDDASLVERIGGKVKIVEGDYHNIKLTTPDDLLFAEAILSSRTSL; from the coding sequence ATGAAGTATGAGGTAATTATTCCAGCAGCTGGGCAAGGAAAGCGAATGAGAGCGGGAGTGAATAAACAGTTCATTGAGCTTCGTCATGAACCGTTGATCGTGCGCACATTGAAAGTGTTTGACAGCGATGAATGGTGCGACGGCATCATTGTGGTGATTAACGAAGCGGAAAGATCTCAATTTGAACAATTATTTTCCCGCTTTCATCTCAACAAAATCATCGCACTGGTCAACGGTGGCCAAGAGCGGCAACATAGCGTGTACAATGGACTAAAAGCGCTCAAAAACAGCAATATTGTCCTGATTCACGACGGCGCCCGTCCATTCGTTACCGTGGAGCACATTCATGAATTAGTAACAGCGGCAAACGAGTACGGCGCAGCGGTTCCAGCGGTTCGCGTCAAAGATACGATTAAGAAAGTCCACGGACAGTTTGTGAAAGAGACGATGGAACGTTCTAGCTTGTGGGCTGTACAAACTCCACAAGCTTTTCATGTTTCTCTCATTTTACAGGCACATGAGCAAGCAAAAAAGGAAGGTTATATCGGCACGGATGATGCCAGCCTTGTCGAGCGAATCGGCGGAAAAGTAAAGATCGTGGAAGGCGATTACCACAATATTAAATTAACGACACCGGATGATCTATTGTTTGCGGAAGCGATTTTATCGAGCCGCACCAGTTTGTAA
- the clpC gene encoding ATP-dependent protease ATP-binding subunit ClpC, with protein sequence MMFGRFTERAQKVLALAQEEAIRLGHNNIGTEHILLGLIREGEGIAAKALMALGLGPEKIQKEVESLIGRGQEVSHTIHYTPRAKKVIELSMDEARKLGHSYVGTEHILLGLIREGEGVAARVLNNLGVSLNKARQQVLQLLGSSESVSGHSGSGASHVSTPTLDSLARDLTAIAREGRLDPVIGRSKEIQRVIEVLSRRTKNNPVLIGEPGVGKTAIAEGLAQQIVNNEVPETLRDKRVMTLDMGTVVAGTKYRGEFEDRLKKVMDEIRQAGNIILFIDELHTLIGAGGAEGAIDASNILKPALARGELQCIGATTLDEYRKYIEKDAALERRFQPIYVDEPTVEESIQILQGLRDRYEAHHRVSISDEAIVQAVKLSDRYITDRFLPDKAIDLIDEACSKVRLRSFTAPPKLKELEQKLEEVRKEKDAAVQSQEFEKAASLRDMEQRLREELEETKRAWKEKQGQENSEVTVEDIAMVVSSWTGIPVAKLAQTETERLLKLEEILHSRVVGQDEAVKAVAKAVRRARAGLKDPKRPIGSFIFLGPTGVGKTELARALAEAMFGDEDALIRIDMSEYMEKHSTSRLIGSPPGYVGYEEGGQLTEKVRRKPYSVVLLDEMEKAHPDVFNILLQVLEDGRLTDSKGRTVDFRNTIIIMTSNVGANALKRNKYVGFNVQDEEQKYKDMKGKVMDELKKAFRPEFLNRIDEIIVFHSLEKQHLKQIVKLMADTLIKRLKEQDIDLELTDAAIEKIASEGYDPEYGARPLRRALQKHIEDRLSEELLKGTIAKGRKVVVDVKDGEFVVLSEQAVM encoded by the coding sequence ATGATGTTTGGCAGGTTTACGGAACGGGCGCAAAAAGTATTGGCGTTGGCCCAAGAAGAAGCAATCCGTCTTGGCCATAATAATATTGGCACGGAGCATATCTTACTAGGTCTCATTCGCGAAGGAGAAGGAATCGCAGCGAAAGCATTAATGGCGCTCGGCCTTGGACCAGAAAAAATTCAAAAAGAAGTGGAGTCGCTGATTGGCCGCGGACAAGAAGTTTCCCATACGATCCACTATACGCCGCGGGCGAAAAAGGTTATTGAATTATCGATGGATGAAGCAAGAAAATTAGGTCATTCCTATGTAGGTACCGAACATATTTTGCTCGGTCTTATTCGTGAAGGCGAAGGGGTGGCGGCCCGTGTGCTGAATAACTTGGGAGTCAGCCTGAATAAGGCGCGCCAACAAGTATTGCAGCTGCTCGGAAGCAGCGAATCGGTTTCGGGCCATTCGGGAAGCGGCGCTTCTCACGTCAGCACGCCGACATTAGATAGTTTGGCCCGTGATTTAACGGCGATTGCCCGTGAAGGTCGATTGGACCCTGTTATTGGCCGAAGCAAAGAAATTCAGCGCGTAATTGAAGTGTTAAGCCGGCGCACGAAAAATAACCCGGTGTTGATCGGGGAGCCTGGTGTAGGGAAAACGGCGATCGCTGAAGGGCTTGCACAGCAAATTGTCAACAATGAAGTGCCGGAAACGCTCCGCGATAAGCGGGTGATGACGCTGGATATGGGAACGGTCGTAGCCGGTACGAAATATCGCGGTGAGTTTGAAGATCGTTTGAAAAAAGTGATGGATGAAATTCGTCAGGCAGGGAATATCATTCTGTTCATTGACGAGCTTCATACCTTGATTGGCGCCGGCGGGGCAGAAGGCGCGATCGACGCATCGAACATTTTAAAACCGGCGCTTGCCCGTGGCGAACTGCAATGTATCGGTGCGACGACATTGGATGAATACCGCAAATATATCGAAAAGGACGCAGCACTAGAGCGCCGCTTCCAGCCGATTTATGTTGACGAGCCGACGGTGGAAGAATCGATTCAAATTTTACAAGGATTGCGCGACCGTTATGAAGCGCATCACCGCGTTTCTATTTCCGATGAAGCGATCGTTCAAGCAGTCAAATTATCTGACCGCTATATTACGGATCGTTTCCTCCCGGATAAAGCAATTGACTTAATTGATGAAGCTTGCTCGAAAGTCCGTCTTCGTTCCTTTACTGCACCGCCGAAATTAAAAGAACTGGAACAAAAACTGGAAGAAGTCCGGAAAGAAAAAGATGCGGCGGTACAAAGCCAAGAATTTGAAAAGGCGGCTTCCTTGCGCGATATGGAACAGCGGCTGCGTGAAGAACTAGAAGAGACAAAACGGGCATGGAAAGAAAAACAAGGCCAAGAAAATTCGGAAGTAACGGTCGAAGACATTGCCATGGTCGTATCGAGCTGGACAGGAATCCCAGTTGCAAAATTGGCGCAAACAGAAACCGAGCGTTTGCTGAAACTAGAGGAAATTTTACATTCGCGTGTTGTTGGGCAAGATGAGGCCGTCAAAGCCGTAGCAAAAGCGGTGCGCCGCGCCCGCGCTGGATTAAAAGATCCGAAACGTCCAATCGGCTCATTTATTTTCCTTGGACCGACAGGGGTTGGAAAAACGGAGCTGGCAAGAGCGCTTGCCGAAGCGATGTTCGGCGACGAAGACGCCCTTATCCGCATTGATATGTCGGAATACATGGAGAAACACTCGACGTCCCGTTTAATCGGATCGCCTCCTGGCTATGTCGGATATGAAGAAGGTGGCCAGCTGACCGAAAAAGTGCGCCGCAAACCGTACTCAGTTGTATTGCTCGATGAAATGGAAAAAGCCCATCCGGATGTATTTAACATTTTGCTGCAAGTGTTAGAAGACGGTCGTTTAACTGATTCGAAAGGAAGAACAGTAGACTTCCGCAATACGATTATCATCATGACGTCGAACGTCGGCGCGAACGCGTTAAAACGGAATAAATACGTCGGCTTTAACGTCCAAGATGAAGAACAGAAGTATAAAGACATGAAAGGAAAAGTGATGGACGAGTTAAAGAAAGCGTTCCGTCCGGAGTTTTTAAACCGAATTGATGAAATTATCGTCTTCCATTCGCTCGAAAAACAACATTTAAAACAAATTGTTAAACTGATGGCAGACACATTGATTAAACGCTTAAAAGAGCAAGATATTGATTTAGAACTGACGGATGCGGCGATTGAAAAAATTGCCTCAGAAGGATATGACCCAGAGTACGGTGCCCGTCCACTGCGCCGCGCTCTACAAAAACATATCGAAGACCGTTTGTCGGAAGAGCTGTTAAAAGGAACGATTGCAAAAGGACGAAAAGTCGTTGTCGATGTTAAAGATGGAGAATTTGTTGTATTATCAGAACAAGCGGTAATGTAA
- the radA gene encoding DNA repair protein RadA: protein MGKKKTKFVCQECGYESAKWLGKCPGCNTWNSMVEEIERVKPATRGVFVHSAPDALAKPVPITTVTTTQEPRMQTNMSEFNRVLGGGIVRGSLVLIGGDPGIGKSTLLLQVSAQLAAMQHKVLYISGEESIKQMKLRADRLHVVSDQLYVLAEADLEYIVEAIENIHPACVIIDSIQTVYRADITSAPGSVAQVRECTAELMKIAKTKGIAIFIVGHVTKEGAIAGPRILEHMVDTVLYFEGERHHTYRILRAVKNRFGSTNEIGIFEMRDVGLAEVENPSEVFLEERSRGAAGSTVVAAMEGTRPVLVEIQALVSPTSFGNPRRMATGIDHNRVSLLMAVLEKRVGMLLQNQDAYLKVAGGVKLDEPAIDLAIAVSIASSFRDQPTNPSDVIIGEVGLTGEVRRVSRIEQRVQEAVKLGFSRIIIPKNNLMGWNPPKHITVIGVSHVSEALEYTLQ from the coding sequence ATGGGGAAAAAGAAAACGAAATTTGTTTGTCAAGAATGTGGCTATGAATCAGCAAAATGGCTTGGAAAATGTCCGGGATGCAATACTTGGAATTCAATGGTGGAAGAAATCGAGCGAGTAAAGCCGGCAACAAGAGGCGTGTTTGTCCATTCTGCGCCTGATGCCTTGGCTAAACCTGTGCCGATTACTACCGTAACAACCACACAGGAGCCGCGCATGCAAACGAATATGTCGGAATTTAACCGCGTATTAGGCGGAGGAATTGTAAGAGGTTCGCTCGTGTTAATCGGCGGGGATCCTGGTATTGGAAAGTCAACGCTTCTGTTACAAGTTTCTGCGCAGCTTGCCGCGATGCAGCATAAAGTATTGTATATATCAGGCGAAGAATCGATTAAGCAAATGAAGTTACGTGCTGACCGTCTCCATGTTGTCTCCGATCAATTGTATGTGTTAGCAGAGGCAGATTTGGAATATATTGTAGAAGCAATAGAAAATATCCACCCCGCTTGTGTGATCATTGACTCTATTCAAACAGTGTATCGCGCTGATATTACATCTGCTCCAGGAAGTGTGGCGCAAGTGCGCGAATGCACGGCAGAATTAATGAAAATCGCGAAAACGAAGGGAATTGCCATTTTTATCGTCGGGCATGTGACGAAAGAAGGGGCCATTGCCGGACCGCGAATTTTAGAGCATATGGTTGATACCGTTCTTTATTTCGAAGGGGAGCGGCATCATACGTATCGCATTTTGCGGGCGGTAAAAAACCGGTTTGGTTCTACAAATGAAATTGGCATTTTCGAAATGAGGGATGTAGGGCTTGCCGAAGTCGAAAATCCTTCGGAAGTGTTTTTAGAAGAACGCTCCCGCGGTGCAGCGGGTTCAACCGTTGTCGCGGCGATGGAAGGAACTCGTCCTGTATTAGTCGAAATTCAAGCGTTAGTATCTCCAACAAGCTTTGGCAATCCGCGACGGATGGCGACCGGTATTGACCATAACCGTGTTTCTTTATTGATGGCGGTGTTAGAGAAGCGGGTTGGTATGCTTTTGCAAAACCAAGATGCCTATTTGAAAGTAGCAGGAGGAGTCAAATTGGATGAACCGGCGATTGATTTGGCGATCGCCGTCAGCATTGCCTCCAGCTTCCGCGACCAGCCGACGAATCCGTCCGATGTGATTATCGGCGAGGTCGGTTTGACCGGGGAAGTGCGCCGCGTTTCCCGCATTGAACAGCGCGTACAAGAGGCTGTGAAATTAGGCTTTTCTCGTATTATTATTCCGAAAAATAATTTAATGGGCTGGAATCCTCCTAAGCATATAACGGTTATTGGTGTATCTCACGTTTCGGAGGCGCTCGAATATACGTTGCAGTAA
- a CDS encoding UvrB/UvrC motif-containing protein, producing MICQECKQRPATMHFTKIINGEKTEFHLCEQCAKEHGDMFMFYENDAFSLNNLLAGLLNFQAPMKKMTANTFSSPDILQCETCKMTYDQFTQIGRFGCSNCYQTFARYLPPILKRLHSGNTTHSGKIPKRKGGVLHLRKQLSILKQKLQEFVAREEFEKAAEVRDQIRSLEYQLRQHGEGEM from the coding sequence TTGATATGTCAAGAGTGTAAACAAAGACCAGCGACGATGCATTTCACGAAAATTATCAACGGCGAAAAAACCGAATTTCATCTTTGTGAACAATGCGCGAAAGAGCATGGCGATATGTTTATGTTTTACGAAAACGATGCTTTTTCTTTAAACAATCTATTAGCTGGATTACTTAATTTCCAGGCACCGATGAAAAAAATGACCGCCAATACGTTCTCAAGCCCGGATATTTTACAATGTGAAACATGTAAAATGACCTACGATCAGTTCACCCAAATCGGGCGTTTTGGCTGCTCCAACTGTTATCAGACATTTGCGCGATATTTGCCCCCAATATTAAAAAGACTTCATAGCGGAAATACGACCCATTCTGGAAAAATACCGAAACGAAAAGGCGGAGTGCTTCATCTGCGCAAACAACTCTCCATCCTAAAACAAAAACTGCAAGAATTTGTAGCAAGAGAAGAATTTGAAAAGGCGGCAGAAGTCCGCGACCAAATTCGTTCTTTGGAATATCAGCTGCGTCAGCATGGAGAGGGGGAAATGTAG
- the ispF gene encoding 2-C-methyl-D-erythritol 2,4-cyclodiphosphate synthase — translation MFRIGQGFDVHQLVNGRPLIIGGVRIPYEKGLLGHSDADVLLHAVADACLGAIGAGDIGKHFPDTDNRYKDADSALLLKHVWELVKQQGYVLVNVDCTIIAQKPKMAPYIQQMKEKIAELLEGEPSQVNVKATTTEKLGFTGREEGIAAQAVVLLQKR, via the coding sequence ATGTTTCGCATTGGTCAAGGATTTGATGTGCATCAGCTTGTTAATGGACGTCCTTTAATTATCGGTGGCGTTCGCATTCCATACGAAAAAGGGCTGCTTGGCCATTCCGACGCCGATGTATTGCTGCATGCGGTTGCGGACGCTTGTCTAGGAGCGATCGGTGCCGGCGACATCGGAAAGCATTTCCCGGATACGGACAACCGCTATAAAGACGCGGATTCCGCTTTATTATTAAAACATGTATGGGAGCTAGTCAAACAGCAAGGATACGTGCTTGTGAACGTCGATTGCACGATTATTGCGCAAAAGCCGAAAATGGCGCCATATATTCAACAAATGAAAGAGAAAATTGCCGAATTATTAGAAGGAGAGCCGTCACAAGTCAATGTAAAAGCAACAACGACGGAAAAGTTGGGCTTTACCGGACGGGAAGAAGGAATTGCCGCGCAGGCGGTCGTATTATTGCAAAAGCGGTAA
- a CDS encoding PIN/TRAM domain-containing protein translates to MVKRIVQLFFLVVGGTLGAVFLPDLLRLMHISDVPLLNNSYTLAILGAIIFFMLTFWLVDYVVDMIRWVEESLVKVPVADLLFGSLGLIFGLIIAFLVVMPLQSFHIQVVNTVLPIFLTILLGYLGFRVGFNKRHELMNLFSLSNRMAKKKSGEGEAEPPKGGSVKILDTSVIIDGRIADICQTGFLEGPIVIPRFVLEELQHIADSSDVLKRNRGRRGLDILNRIQKELDIKVEIYEGDFDDIQEVDSKLVKLAKLISGIVVTNDFNLNKVCELQNVRVLNINDLANAVKPVVLPGEELNVHVIKDGKEHNQGVAYLDDGTMIVVEDGKEYIGKRVDVLVTSVLQTSAGRMIFAKLKLLQKAL, encoded by the coding sequence ATGGTAAAACGGATCGTGCAACTATTTTTTCTTGTTGTCGGAGGAACATTAGGTGCAGTTTTTTTGCCTGATTTATTGCGGCTTATGCACATAAGCGATGTCCCGCTGTTAAATAATTCCTATACATTGGCAATATTAGGGGCAATTATTTTCTTTATGTTGACTTTTTGGCTAGTCGATTATGTGGTTGATATGATTCGTTGGGTGGAAGAATCGCTCGTTAAAGTACCTGTTGCCGATTTGTTGTTTGGCAGTTTAGGGCTTATTTTTGGTCTTATTATCGCATTTTTAGTTGTCATGCCGCTGCAATCGTTTCACATTCAAGTCGTCAATACGGTTCTGCCAATCTTTTTGACGATTTTACTTGGCTATTTAGGGTTTCGCGTTGGTTTTAACAAACGGCATGAATTAATGAATTTATTTTCGCTTTCTAACCGAATGGCAAAGAAAAAAAGCGGAGAAGGAGAAGCAGAGCCGCCAAAGGGTGGTTCAGTGAAAATTTTAGATACGAGCGTTATTATTGACGGTCGGATTGCGGACATTTGCCAAACTGGTTTTTTAGAAGGACCGATTGTCATTCCGCGCTTTGTGCTAGAAGAATTGCAACATATTGCCGATTCTTCCGATGTGCTGAAACGCAACCGCGGCCGCCGCGGGCTGGACATTTTAAACCGCATCCAAAAAGAATTAGATATAAAAGTAGAAATTTATGAAGGCGATTTTGATGATATTCAGGAAGTCGACAGCAAGCTGGTAAAGTTAGCGAAATTGATATCAGGGATTGTCGTTACGAACGATTTTAATTTAAATAAAGTATGTGAGCTGCAAAATGTGCGTGTTCTTAATATTAACGATTTAGCCAATGCGGTGAAACCGGTCGTTCTACCTGGGGAAGAATTAAACGTCCATGTAATCAAAGATGGCAAAGAGCATAATCAAGGAGTAGCGTATTTAGATGATGGCACAATGATCGTTGTCGAGGATGGAAAAGAGTACATTGGCAAACGGGTTGACGTATTGGTGACGAGCGTGTTACAAACATCTGCAGGGAGAATGATTTTTGCCAAGTTAAAGCTGTTGCAAAAAGCGCTATAA
- a CDS encoding protein arginine kinase — MSFEKFFNTAVSSWMSQEGPDSDIVLSSRIRLARNIVDFRFPTVFSNEEAQQIVSLFERTFAYRSHRSVGRFELLKMSELQPIEKRVLVEKHLISPHLAEDSPFGACLLSENEEVSIMINEEDHIRIQCLFPGLQLTEALEAANELDDWIEEYVNYAFDEKLGYLTSCPTNVGTGMRASVMMHLPALVLTQQINRIIPAINQLGLVVRGTYGEGSEALGNIFQISNQITLGKSEEDIVEDLQSVVQQLITQERMAREALVKTLNIQLEDRVFRSYGILANCRMIESKEAAQCLSDVRLGIDLGYIKNISRNILNELMILTQPGFLQQYAGGVLRPEERDVRRAALIRERLKMEERKNMEGDE; from the coding sequence ATGTCATTTGAAAAGTTTTTCAATACGGCCGTTAGTTCTTGGATGAGCCAAGAAGGTCCTGATTCCGATATTGTGTTAAGCAGCCGTATCCGTTTGGCACGAAACATCGTTGACTTCCGTTTTCCAACCGTGTTTAGCAACGAAGAAGCACAGCAAATCGTTTCCTTGTTTGAACGAACATTTGCCTATCGTTCTCACCGTTCAGTCGGTCGTTTTGAATTGTTGAAAATGTCGGAGCTTCAACCGATTGAAAAAAGGGTATTAGTGGAAAAACACTTAATTAGCCCACACTTAGCAGAAGATTCGCCATTTGGTGCTTGCTTGCTTTCGGAAAATGAAGAAGTGAGTATTATGATCAACGAAGAAGACCACATTCGCATTCAATGCTTATTTCCAGGGCTGCAATTAACCGAAGCATTAGAAGCAGCGAATGAGCTCGATGATTGGATTGAAGAGTATGTGAATTATGCCTTTGATGAAAAACTCGGCTATTTAACAAGCTGCCCGACCAACGTTGGGACAGGGATGCGCGCCTCTGTGATGATGCACCTTCCCGCCCTCGTTTTAACGCAGCAAATCAATCGCATTATTCCAGCTATTAATCAATTAGGATTGGTAGTACGCGGAACATACGGAGAAGGTAGTGAGGCTTTAGGCAATATATTTCAAATATCCAACCAAATTACATTAGGAAAATCAGAAGAAGATATTGTCGAAGATTTACAAAGCGTCGTTCAACAATTAATCACCCAGGAAAGAATGGCAAGGGAGGCATTAGTCAAAACTTTAAACATACAATTAGAAGACAGAGTATTTCGCTCCTATGGAATATTGGCCAATTGCCGGATGATTGAATCGAAAGAAGCGGCGCAATGTTTGTCCGACGTGCGTTTAGGAATTGATTTAGGATATATTAAAAATATTTCACGCAATATTTTAAATGAGCTAATGATTTTGACACAGCCTGGGTTTTTGCAACAATATGCCGGCGGTGTACTAAGACCGGAGGAGAGGGACGTTCGCCGTGCGGCATTAATACGGGAACGTCTGAAAATGGAAGAAAGAAAAAATATGGAGGGTGATGAATAA
- the gltX gene encoding glutamate--tRNA ligase — translation MAQEVRVRYAPSPTGHLHIGGARTALFNYLFARHHNGKFIVRIEDTDIERNVEGGEQSQLENLKWLGIDYDESVDKDGGYGPYRQTERLDIYRKYIDELLEKGHAYKCFCTPEELEKEREAQRAAGIAAPQYSGKCRHLTKEQVAQLEAEGKPYTIRIKVPEGKTYEFEDMVRGKVTFESKDIGDWVIMKANGIPTYNFAVVIDDHLMKITHVFRGEEHLSNTPKQLMVYDYFGWEPPQFAHLTLIVNEQRKKLSKRDESIIQFVSQYKELGYLPEAMFNFFALLGWSPEGEEEIFSKEELIRIFDVSRLSKSPSMFDTKKLTWMNNQYIKNLDLDRLVEISLPHLIKAGRLPEQMSEEQRQWARDLIALYQEQMSYGAEIVELSELFFKEEIEYNEEAKQVLAEEQVPDVLKAFLEEVKQLEPFTADNIKAAIKSVQKATGQKGKKLFMPIRVAVTGQTHGPELPFALQLLGKEKVINRLEKVID, via the coding sequence ATGGCACAAGAAGTACGAGTGCGCTATGCACCAAGTCCAACCGGCCATTTACATATTGGCGGGGCGCGGACAGCATTGTTTAACTATTTATTTGCCCGTCATCATAACGGAAAATTTATTGTACGCATTGAGGATACAGATATTGAACGCAACGTAGAAGGCGGCGAACAATCGCAGCTGGAAAATTTAAAATGGCTCGGTATTGATTATGATGAATCCGTCGATAAAGACGGGGGATATGGTCCGTATCGCCAAACAGAACGTCTTGATATATACCGTAAATATATCGATGAACTTTTAGAAAAAGGACATGCTTATAAATGTTTCTGTACGCCGGAAGAGCTCGAAAAAGAGCGGGAAGCGCAAAGAGCAGCAGGCATCGCCGCGCCGCAATACAGCGGGAAATGCCGCCATTTAACGAAAGAACAAGTCGCCCAATTGGAAGCGGAAGGAAAGCCGTATACGATCCGCATCAAAGTTCCTGAAGGAAAGACATACGAATTTGAAGATATGGTGCGCGGAAAAGTGACGTTTGAATCGAAAGATATCGGCGACTGGGTCATTATGAAAGCGAACGGCATCCCGACATACAATTTCGCCGTTGTCATCGATGATCATTTAATGAAAATCACGCATGTGTTCCGCGGTGAGGAGCACTTATCGAACACGCCGAAACAATTGATGGTGTACGACTATTTCGGTTGGGAGCCGCCGCAATTTGCCCATCTAACCTTGATCGTAAATGAGCAGCGCAAAAAGCTTTCGAAACGCGATGAGTCGATTATTCAATTTGTCTCGCAGTATAAAGAGCTTGGCTATCTGCCGGAAGCGATGTTTAACTTTTTTGCCCTGTTAGGCTGGTCGCCGGAAGGAGAAGAAGAAATTTTCTCGAAAGAAGAACTTATCCGTATTTTTGATGTTTCCCGGTTGTCCAAATCGCCGTCGATGTTCGATACGAAAAAGCTAACATGGATGAATAACCAATATATTAAAAATCTAGATTTAGATCGACTGGTGGAAATTTCTTTGCCGCATTTAATTAAAGCAGGACGCCTGCCGGAGCAAATGAGCGAAGAACAGCGGCAATGGGCACGCGATTTAATTGCCCTATATCAGGAGCAAATGAGTTATGGGGCGGAAATTGTAGAGCTATCGGAGCTGTTCTTTAAAGAAGAGATTGAGTATAATGAAGAGGCGAAACAGGTGTTGGCGGAAGAGCAAGTTCCGGATGTATTAAAAGCATTTTTAGAAGAAGTGAAGCAGCTTGAGCCATTTACGGCAGATAATATTAAAGCGGCGATTAAATCGGTGCAAAAGGCGACAGGACAAAAAGGGAAAAAATTGTTTATGCCAATCCGCGTCGCTGTAACCGGGCAAACCCACGGACCGGAATTGCCATTTGCGCTCCAATTACTAGGAAAAGAAAAAGTAATCAACCGATTAGAAAAAGTCATTGATTAA
- a CDS encoding CtsR family transcriptional regulator produces the protein MPNISDIIEQYLKQVLNMSDKDIVEIKRSEIANKFQCVPSQINYVINTRFTLERGYIVESKRGGGGYIRIMKVKTKSEAQLINQLLELVGHRISQSNAEDIIERLVEEKVISEREAKIMLSVMDRSVLYIDLPQRDELRARMLKAMLTSLKYK, from the coding sequence GTGCCAAACATTTCCGATATTATCGAGCAATATTTAAAACAAGTATTAAATATGAGCGACAAAGATATTGTCGAGATTAAACGCAGTGAAATTGCTAATAAATTTCAGTGTGTTCCATCACAAATTAATTATGTCATCAATACAAGATTTACGCTCGAGAGAGGATATATTGTCGAGAGCAAACGCGGAGGCGGCGGCTATATTCGCATTATGAAAGTGAAAACGAAAAGCGAGGCGCAATTAATTAATCAATTGTTGGAATTAGTGGGACACCGCATCAGCCAATCCAATGCGGAAGATATTATTGAACGCCTTGTCGAAGAAAAAGTCATCTCTGAGCGAGAAGCAAAAATTATGTTAAGCGTGATGGATCGCTCTGTTTTATATATCGATTTGCCTCAGCGGGATGAGTTACGGGCGCGCATGCTCAAAGCGATGCTAACATCGCTGAAATACAAATAG